In Pieris rapae chromosome 24, ilPieRapa1.1, whole genome shotgun sequence, a single window of DNA contains:
- the LOC110996215 gene encoding ferritin subunit, with amino-acid sequence MKILSLAFFLAVCSAAYATQCNVDPVNVPKQWITMSRGCRDSVRRQIQMEVSASIQYLAMGAHFSRDSINRPGFANLFFEASKEERQHAMKLIEYLLMRGELTNNLTSLINVRAPERKTWASGQDALEEALKMETEVTKAIRTVIVNCEQDRSAAAGQDDNDYHLVDYLTGEFLEEQYKGQRDLAGKASTLKKMMDRHSALGEFIFDKKLLGIDV; translated from the exons ATGAAGATCCTATCCCTGGCTTTCTTCTTGGCGGTCTGCTCAGCTGCTTACGCCACACAAT GCAACGTGGATCCAGTAAACGTTCCAAAGCAATGGATCACAATGTCCCGTGGATGTAGGGACAGTGTACGAAGGCAGATACAAATGGAGGTGTCTGCATCTATCCAGTACTTGGCCATGGGCGCCCACTTTTCAAGGGACTCG ATCAACCGTCCCGGTTTCGCGAATCTATTCTTCGAAGCCAGCAAGGAGGAACGTCAACATGCAATGAAGCTCATTGAATACCTGCTGATGAGAGGAGAACTCACCAACAACCTCACCTCACTCATCAATGTCAGG GCCCCAGAACGCAAGACGTGGGCAAGTGGACAGGACGCGTTAGAAGAGGCTCTCAAAATGGAAACTGAAGTGACAAAAGCCATCCGAACTGTCATTGTCAATTGTGAACAAGACAGGTCGGCCGCCGCCGGTCAAGATGACAATGATTACCAT cTCGTCGACTACCTAACTGGCGAATTCCTCGAAGAACAATACAAGGGACAACGCGACCTTGCAGGAAAGGCCTCCACCCTCAAGAAGATGATGGACCGTCATTCGGCCCTTGGAGAGTTCATCTTTGACAAGAAACTCCTTGGCATTGACGTATAA
- the LOC110996217 gene encoding ferritin-1, chloroplastic isoform X2, protein MKVIAVAISCLLALSAVSADTCFSDVSMDCSQASNSLGLPSCNAIYGHFSRQGNVASEMQAYANLHLRRSYEYLLSAAYYNNYQTNRKGFSKLFTKLSDDTWDKTIELIKHITKRGGTMDFARRSTQETVTAAKNSTIELQELESLAHALDTQKEIAERAFYIHQEATRNNHKTHDPEIAQYLEEEFIEDQADTIRNLAGHTSDLKQFIVQNDGKDLSIGLYLFDEYLQKTV, encoded by the exons ATGAAGGTCATCGCCGTGGCTATTTCCTGCCTCCTGGCACTATCTGCAGTTTCAGCGGATACATGCTTCAGTGATGTATCTATGGACTGCAGTCAAGCTTCTAACAGTCTTG GACTGCCAAGCTGTAACGCCATCTATGGTCACTTCAGTCGTCAAGGGAACGTAGCAAGTGAGATGCAAGCATACGCTAACTTGCACCTCCGTAGATCTTATGAATACTTACTTTCTGCTGCCTATTACAACAACTACCAGACAAACAGAAAGGGATTTAGCAAGTTGTTCACAAAACTCTCAGATGACACTTGGGACAAGACGATTGAACTCATCAAGCATATTACAAAGAGAG GTGGCACCATGGACTTCGCTCGCCGCAGCACCCAAGAGACAGTTACTGCTGCAAAGAACAGCACCATCGAACTCCAAGAATTGGAATCCTTAGCTCACGCTCTGGACACACAGAAGGAAATCGCTGAACGTGCCTTCTACATCCACCAGGAAGCCACCAGGAACAATCACAAGACTCATGACCCAGAG ATTGCACAGTACTTAGAAGAGGAATTCATTGAAGATCAAGCAGACACAATCAGAAACCTTGCGGGACACACATCTGATCTGAAGCAGTTCATTGTGCAGAATGATGGCAAAGACTTGTCCATTGGCCTATATCTTTTTGACGAGTACCTTCAAAAGAccgtttaa
- the LOC123690338 gene encoding LOW QUALITY PROTEIN: uncharacterized protein LOC123690338 (The sequence of the model RefSeq protein was modified relative to this genomic sequence to represent the inferred CDS: substituted 2 bases at 2 genomic stop codons) produces MSWTNQWHNVVFSDEKKFNLDGPDGYSYYFHDLRKEERLLSRRHSGGGSVMVWGEVSYKGPIPISILRGKQNSALYTNLLEEKKKNICKILKHRNWIFQHDNASIHASQETKAWFQKSKTEVLDWPSNSPNLNIMEYIXGYLSRQIFAGGRQFNSSADLEQEIHKNXNNLDQNYIHSLYKSIPERIFEVIKNNGKYTKY; encoded by the coding sequence atgtctTGGACAAATCAATGgcataatgttgtttttagtgatgaaaaaaaattcaatttagatggTCCAGAtggttattcatattattttcacgATCTAAGAAAAGAAGAGCGGCTGTTATCACGTCGTCATTCGGGAGGTGGCTCAGTAATGGTATGGGGGGAGGTTTCTTATAAGGGGCCTATTCCAATTTCAATTCTCCGAGGCAAACAAAATTCAGCATTGTATACTAATCTAttagaagaaaagaaaaaaaatatttgtaaaattttaaaacaccgGAACTGGATTTTCCAACACGATAATGCCTCTATACATGCGTCACAGGAAACAAAAGCTTGGtttcaaaaaagtaaaactgAAGTTTTAGATTGGCCATCGAACTCTCCGAACTTGaatattatggaatatatttAGGGCTATCTATCTCGCCAGATATTTGCCGGTGGACGCCAGTTTAATAGCAGCGCAGATCTTGAACaagaaattcataaaaattgaaataatttggatcaaaattacattcattCACTATATAAGTCTATTCCCGAacgtatttttgaagttattaaaaacaatggaaagtatacaaagtattaa
- the LOC110996221 gene encoding luciferin 4-monooxygenase, translating to MLKSKNYVYGGDDGIIPAHIHFGTFMLLRAKNYNTNIALIDADTDKRMTFNEFAQLSVNIALSLKKLGVGIGDVVCVCSEKRMEFMPTIVGVCCTGASFAAGDNSVKNDAFLYRLKILNPKVLFISQASYETHKHMLSTMNIEHIVIYGKGSEKTFEEFLSESADVEDFEATPVEGWKDIAVIQFSSGTTGLPKAAKFTHLNFIQAITQSKRKYQGFDMNNKYAGSMSLVTREWYYTYGLFHTISSLALGACVVFTRENIIEDFLSAIEKYKIQYLQIVPNSLMDIKNCVNRQKYDLSSVEHIHSTSLPIGKDLISGVKIDFPNAKDLKQSYGMTESGCVIHEEIPKGDKLGTVGMACVGTVIKVVDIKTNQTLGPNCRGEIRFKSLSLMAGYIGETDRDYLDDEGFYKTGDVGYYDDDKYFYIVDRIKHLLKYKGATISPAEVEMALIKHPGLKDVAVTSDPFSEAPVAFVVTQPGCDVTLQEMNDILHIEIPSASLSEIRFVEAIPRGVETKINRNALKNMLK from the exons atgttgaaaagTAAAAACTACGTATATGGCGGAGACGATGGCATCATACCTGCTCACATACATTTTGGAACATTTATGTTACTTCgtgcaaaaaattataatacaaacatagCTCTG ATTGATGCGGACACAGATAAACGAATGACGTTTAACGAATTTGCGCAATTATCTGTGAACATTGCACTATCGCTGAAAAAGCTGGGAGTGGGTATCGGCGATGTGGTCTGTGTCTGTAGCGAGAAGAGGATGGAATTCATGCCTACAATAGTCGGAGTATGCTGTACTGGAGCCAGTTTTGCTGCAGGAGACAATAGCGTTAAAAATG ATGCATTTCTCTATCGCTTGAAAATCTTGAATCCAAAAGTTTTGTTCATATCCCAAGCGTCGTATGAAACACATAAACATATGTTGTCTACAATGAACATAGaacatatagttatatatggTAAGGGATCGGAGAAGACTTTCGAAGAGTTCCTCAGTGAAAGTGCTGATGTAGAGGATTTTGAAGCTACGCCAGTAGAG GGATGGAAGGACATTgctgtaatacaattttcgtCAGGCACCACAGGACTTCCAAAGGCCGCGAAATTTACGCATTTGAACTTTATACAAGCTATAACACAGAGTAAAAGGAAATACCAGGGGTTTGATATGAATAa taaatacgCGGGTTCTATGTCACTGGTGACGCGCGAGTGGTACTACACATATGGTCTATTTCATACAATAAGTTCGTTGGCTCTTGGCGCCTGCGTTGTGTTCACTAGAGAGAACATTATTGAAGATTTCCTTAGTGCTATTGAAAAGTAcaag ATACAGTATCTCCAAATCGTCCCAAATAGTTTAATGGacataaaaaattgtgttaatcgtcaaaaatatgatttatcaTCTGTGGAGCACATTCATAGTACCAGCTTACCTATTGGTAAAGATTTGATAAGTGGTGTAAAAATCGA CTTTCCCAACGCCAAGGATCTAAAACAAAGCTATGGAATGACAGAATCAGGTTGTGTTATACACGAGGAAATCCCAAAGGGGGACAAATTGGGGACCGTTGGAATGGCCTGTGTGGGGACCGTTATCAAG GTGgttgatataaaaacaaatcaaacacTTGGGCCAAATTGTCGCGGAGAGATTCGTTTTAAATCATTATCTTTGATGGCTG GTTATATTGGTGAAACAGATCGTGATTATTTGGATGATGAGGGGTTTTATAAAACTGGTGACGTTGGGTATTATGATgatgacaaatatttttatatcgtgGACCGAATCAAGCATTTGCTGAAGTACAAAGGAGCAACg ATTTCACCAGCTGAAGTAGAGATGGCGCTAATCAAGCATCCGGGTTTGAAAGACGTTGCCGTTACGTCAGATCCGTTTAGCGAAGCGCCTGTCGCATTCGTAGTGACTCAACCCGGCTGTGACGTCACACTACAAGAAATGAATGATATTCTTCACATTGAG ataccATCAGCTAGTTTATCAGAAATTAGATTTGTCGAGGCGATACCTCGAGGCGTTGAAACGAAAATTAACAGAAACGCGTTGAAAAACatgttaaaatag
- the LOC110996217 gene encoding ferritin-1, chloroplastic isoform X1 gives MKVIAVAISCLLALSAVSADTCFSDVSMDCSQASNSLVFSGLPSCNAIYGHFSRQGNVASEMQAYANLHLRRSYEYLLSAAYYNNYQTNRKGFSKLFTKLSDDTWDKTIELIKHITKRGGTMDFARRSTQETVTAAKNSTIELQELESLAHALDTQKEIAERAFYIHQEATRNNHKTHDPEIAQYLEEEFIEDQADTIRNLAGHTSDLKQFIVQNDGKDLSIGLYLFDEYLQKTV, from the exons ATGAAGGTCATCGCCGTGGCTATTTCCTGCCTCCTGGCACTATCTGCAGTTTCAGCGGATACATGCTTCAGTGATGTATCTATGGACTGCAGTCAAGCTTCTAACAGTCTTG ttttttcagGACTGCCAAGCTGTAACGCCATCTATGGTCACTTCAGTCGTCAAGGGAACGTAGCAAGTGAGATGCAAGCATACGCTAACTTGCACCTCCGTAGATCTTATGAATACTTACTTTCTGCTGCCTATTACAACAACTACCAGACAAACAGAAAGGGATTTAGCAAGTTGTTCACAAAACTCTCAGATGACACTTGGGACAAGACGATTGAACTCATCAAGCATATTACAAAGAGAG GTGGCACCATGGACTTCGCTCGCCGCAGCACCCAAGAGACAGTTACTGCTGCAAAGAACAGCACCATCGAACTCCAAGAATTGGAATCCTTAGCTCACGCTCTGGACACACAGAAGGAAATCGCTGAACGTGCCTTCTACATCCACCAGGAAGCCACCAGGAACAATCACAAGACTCATGACCCAGAG ATTGCACAGTACTTAGAAGAGGAATTCATTGAAGATCAAGCAGACACAATCAGAAACCTTGCGGGACACACATCTGATCTGAAGCAGTTCATTGTGCAGAATGATGGCAAAGACTTGTCCATTGGCCTATATCTTTTTGACGAGTACCTTCAAAAGAccgtttaa